The window AGACAACACACTTTTTCTTCACTCAACACCCAgaaagtgtgtttttaaaattttatgaaATAGGCTGTAGATTCATGGTTCTTTTTCTAAAGTGTTATAATTTATAAATttataatataaattatataaattattactttttttcatcacGTTTTACTTAATTTTCTGCCATGACTGAAACTAACACTTTGTCCTGGGATAATATaatgattttcatttttgtcaacAGCTTTGTCACTCAATATTgtggttatgtttttgtttttactacgTGCAGTTGCACGATGTGAACTCTACGGGCCGCTGTTACCCCGTGTCTTAAATGTAGAttgtacatttatacaaattCATCCTCTCGAAGCTCTCAGTCCCAAAAGGACATCGATCCGTAGCACACGGTCGACGCTAGATGAAAGAACACTTTTGGAATATTACACTGGAATATATTCGTCACCAATTTGATTCCATCCGCGCTTTGATTTGTTGTATTACTGCTTGCGGTGCAAACGGGAGGAGATACTGCAATTGTAGCTTCGGCGGATGCGCATTGTTGAACAATGAGACTTCAAgtgctgctcttttttttcgtGCTCTGCCTCGTTTCGGTGCTCGGACATGTCAGCTACTCCATTCCAGAGGAGATGACCAAAGGATCCTTCATCGGTAACATAGCTAAGGATTTAGGTTTGGATGTCAAACGTTTACAAGTGGGGAGAGCTCGCATTCACACGGGAGACAGCGCTGATTATGTCCAGCTCGACAAGGGAAAAGGCGTGCTGGTTATCAAAGAGAGGCTCGATCGAGAAGCTATTTGTGGCCAGACCACGCCTTGTGCTCTGCATTTCCAGATAGCATTAGAACAACCGATTGAAATTTTTCCTGTTACTGTTGAGATCACAGATATTAATGACAACGATCCAGTGTTTGAGAAGGAAGGGAGGGTGTTAGAGATCAGCGAATCAGCTGTTGTGGGCTCAAAATTTATGTTGGAGAAAGCAATAGACCCTGATATAGGTTTGAATGGGCTTCAGAGCTACACACTACAGCCTAATGATAATTTTGTGCTTAAACTGCACAGGCAATCTGACAGTGgtaaaaaagtggaaatgattttACAGAAGCCTTTAGACAGAGAAAGGGATGAGTTTTTAACACTGCTGTTAACTGCGCAAGACGGAGGAGAGCCGCAGAGGTCAGGGACAATGCAGATTCAAATTAAAGTGCTAGACGCTAATGATAATGCTCCTGTTTTTACACAAAATATTTATAAAGCGAGCATAAAGGAAAACTCCCCTTCTGGAACACTCATTACTAAAGTGAGTGCTTCTGATGCAGACAAAGGCTCGAATGGAGAAGTGAGCTATATGATTGGAAACAGCATGATGAGCGTTTCTAAGTTATTTCACATTACTGAAGATGGGAGTTTTGTTTTGAAAGGGACGATAGATTATGAGAAAGCCCAAAAATATGAGATTGATGTTGAAGCAGTTGATCGAGGAGGCCTGTCTGATTCCAGCAAGGTGATTATTGATGTGGGCGATATAAATGACAATACTCCTGTcattaaaatgatttcatcatccacGTCAGTGGAAGAGGATTTGCCTGCCAGGACAGTGATAGCAGTGATGAGTGTAAATGATCCAGATTCTGAAGAAAATGGCAGGGTAAGTTGTGCTATTAATGAAAATATACCTTTCCAAGTTATATCTACAAGTAGTTTTTACAGTATTGTAGCGGACGGTGAATTAGACAGAGAGAGGTCAAGTGAGTATAATATCACAGTGACATGCTCTGATGAGGGAGTACCCTCCCTCTCCAGCAGTGTCACTCTCACCTTACACATCTCAGATGTGAATGACAACGCACCTGTCTTTGAGAGGAGCTCATATGAGGCCTCCATTGTAGAAAACAACACACCAGGTCTCTCTATATTCACAGTGAAAGCCAGAGATGCTGACTGGAACCAGAATGCTCGTCTTTCTTACATCCTGGAAGACTCCTCTGTTAACGGAGTGCCAGTCTCCTCATATGTGTCCGTTAGTGCTGATAGTGGAGTCATCCATGCAGTGCGCTCTTTTGACTACGAGCACCTGAAAGAGTTCCACTTCCGCGTCAGAGCTCAGGATGGGGGCTCCCCTCCTCTCAGCAGCAATGTGAGCGTTCGCATCCTGATCCAGGACCAGAACGACAACGCCCCTCAGGTCCTGTACCCGGTCCAGACGGGTGGCTCGGTGCTGGCTGAAATGGTGCCTCGTTCAGCAGATGTGGGCTATCTGGTGACTAAAGTGGTGGctgttgatgtggactctggACAGAACGCCTGGCTCTCCTATAAAGTGTACAAAGCCACAGACAGGGCGCTGTTTGAAGTGGGCCTACACAATGGAGAAATAAGAACTGTCCGCCAAGTGACTGATAAAGATGCTGTCAAGCAAAGACTGACTGTTCTAGTGGAGGACAACGGGCAGCCCTCTCGTTCAGCTACAGTCATTGTTAACGTGGCGGTGGCAGACAGCTTCCCTGAAGTACTGTCAGAGTTCACTGACTTTAGCATGCATGACAAGGAGTACAATGACAAGCTGACTTTTTACTTAGTCTTGGCTTTGGCTGTGGtctccttcctcttcatcacCTGCTTGCTGCTTATCATATCAGTCAAAGTGTACAGGTGGAGACAGTCTCGCATCCTGTATCACTCCAACCTCCCAGTCATTCCATATTATCCACCACGTTACTCAGACACTTTGGGGACAGGGACTCTCCCACACGTGTACAATTACGAGGTGTGCAGGACCACTGACTCCAGAAAAAGTGACTTTAAGTTGGACAGAGCTGCTAGTCACAACATGCTGGTAATGGACCCCAGTTCTACAGGAACCATGCAGAAGAGGCACAGTGAAAAGAACATCCTGGATGAACCTGACTCTCCTCTAGAGGTTAGACTTTGTCCATGCTACCTTACCAATATACAGTTAGGCCTTGAGTTGTTATGATggcatttgacaaaaatatagcATTTATCATTAAGAAATGGCATGCAATCCATTTTGTGCAAAGTGCTTTCATTTTCCCACGCTCAAAATTAAGAGTGCAAATAACTTCAAGTGCAAACTGTCGACGGATTTTTATTTGAGTCTGCTGTAGTTTTTGTCTAATTCTTACAAACTAAATGACAAACTCACCCCATTGTCATTGTCAAACAATAGCTCTTTGCGCACTTGGCTGAAGTAtactaaaaacacatttgagtcAGTTGCTTCAGCATGTATTCACGTACATGCCATGACACTGTCTTTTCTTTGTTTAACGcatgatgtggtatgctttggatcatgAGCTGTTAATTTCATtgaacatatttttctcttcccataatttttttacatgtattctGGCAAAGTTCCATGGTCTACACGTTGTTGTAAATCGCCTGCACTTACATTCATGAAGGTGTCTCAATTTTGGCGATGATACATGTGTAACCCCTCCAAAGTATTTTGgacttttgttgatgttgtggtggaaggttgttttttttttccttctccacGAAAAATGTTCTTTGATGATCCACTTTGTCTTCTGCGATCGTCCAGATATTTTGATGCTGTTAAACTCGCCACACTTGAGGTTTTTGCCTatcttgttttttgggggggttttttcAGCTGCCTTTACATGAACTGTGCATCTCCTATGACTTCATGTTGGTAGCTCCTCTCTAACTTCTTCTAAATGACAATTCAATAGCCAAGTAAATATAAATTCCAGGCTTCATTATGCTTTCATATGTTTTGACGTAACAAGCGGTTGAACCACAACTGGCCAATTAATCTTTTTTGTCAGTTGTAAATGTGTTTGAGCCACCAAAAAGAGTTACTCTGCATTAAATTGCTATACATGTTAAATGACAGATGCCATGTTTTCGTCCAACCTTTCAAATTAAAGCTGCACCTTCAATCACATATGTTTTACTTACGTCTAATCTATAATGATCGTGTATGAGTGCAAAATCATGCAAAGCCTGTCACTGCCAAAATACCGTGTTTTTGCAGAGCCTTTCATTTCAGCACCATGGAGAGTGATACGCTTTGCCCTTTTGCTCTGTTGTCGCTCCTCTTGAGTTTTACATGCCTCCGtgggtatttttatttatatgatgTATACAGCGTATGTGCATTTCAGCATTTTATGGCAGTGTAAATTTTACAAATTGATGTACTTTTTTGGAAGTTTTTTGGGctgaagtgtaaaaaaaatgtacagtataattgcCTAAGTATTGCTcctttctgttcttgttgtttcAGTTGAGCAGTTTAAATAGCACTTTGCACACAGTGCAGTGTTGCTATGTGAACTCACAGCGCCGCTGTTGgctagcgtgtgtgtgttagattTTGCGCAGACTCCCTGCTCTTGCCCATCCTGTCTTCATTTTAGATAAAGACATTCGATCGAAGCACACTGGCCGAACTCTGTCCCTCTCTCAGAAAGAAATCACCGTGATTTGTCTCTCCCATTTGGAATATTCATTGCAcatatttgtttttacttttaaatcGTGGAGGACAATGTTTGTCTTGGCTTTGCGGCGCATCTGACGGAACAATGAGGGGGCAAGTAGTGTTGTTTCTCTCTCTCCTTTCTTCCAGCTTGGTGTTCGGGCAGGTCAGTTACTCCATTCCAGAGGAGCAGCCTAAAGGCTCCCTCGTTGGCAACATAGCGAAAGATTTTGGTCTGGATGTGAAAAGGCTTAAAACAGGCAAAGCTCGCATATTTACCACAGACAGTCACCAGTATGTGGAGTTAAATCACGACAGAGGGGTCCTCCTCATCAAAGACAGGATAGACAGAGAGGAGCTGTGCGGTGAGACGACGCCTTGCGCTTTGCATTTTCAGATCATTTTAGAGAACCCCATGGAATTCTACAGCGTCACTGTAGAGATCACAGACATTAACGATAACCCTCCGTCGTTTGAAAAGAACAATGTGCAATTTAAAATCAGTGAATCCGCAGTAAACGGCGCTAAATTCATATTAGACCGTGCAATTGATGAGGATGTGGGATTAAATGGACTGCAGTCATATAAACTCGAACCCACTGAacattttgttgtgaaattacttGATCAGGCTGATGGAACAAAGAATGTGGAGATGGTCTTAGAGAAGCCTCTCGACAGAGAAAAAAACGAGCACTTGTCTCTCATTCTCACTGCACTGGACGGAGGAGAGCCGCAAATGACCGGCACAATGCACattttaattacagttttaGACGTGAATGACAATGCACCTGTTTTTACGCAACGTATTTATAAAGCTTCTGTGGAAGAAAATGCAGCAGTTGGAACAGTTGTTGTGGCAGTTACTGCCAATGATGCTGACCATGGCTCGAATGGTAAAATAACATATTCTATTTCAAGTATATCGGATCACAATCGCGGTTTGTTTGGAGTAAATGAAAATAGTGGAGAGGTTCAGCTGAAAGGAAAGTTTGactatgaaaaagctaaaacatTTCAGCTTAACATGCGTGCAAGTGATGATGGGGGACTAGTTGACTCATGTAAAGTGATTATTGACGTCGTCGACATTAATGATAATAAACCTGATATCCATATAATGTCTAAATCCAACGTGATATCAGAAGATGCTCAACCAGGTACTGTAGTTACAATGATAAATATTCAGGATGCAGACTCTGGTGACAACGGAAAGGTGCATTGTAGTATGGATCATAATATTCCTTTTGTGATGAAGTCCACGTCGAATCATTTCTATAGTTTAGTGACAGACAGTGAATTAGACAGAGAGAGGTCAAGTGAGTATAATATCACAGTGACATGCTCTGATGAGGGAGTACCCTCCCTCTCCAGCAGTGTCACTCTCACCTTACACATCTCAGATGTGAATGACAACGCGCCTGTCTTTGAGAGGAGCTCATATGAGGCCTCCATTGTAGAAAACAACACACCAGGTCTTTCTATATTCACAGTGAAAGCCAGAGATGCTGACTGGAACCAGAATGCTCGTGTCTCTTACATCCTGGAGGACTCCTCTGTTAATGGAGTGCCAATCTCCTCATATGTGTCTGTTAGTGCTGATAGTGGAGTCATCCATGCGGTGCGCTCTTTTGACTACGAGCACCTGAAAGAGTTCCACTTCCGTGTCAGAGCTCAGGATGGAGGCTCTCCTCCTCTCAACAGCAACGTGAGCATTCGCATCCTGATCCAGGACCAGAACGACAACGCGCCTCAGGTCCTGTACCCGGTCCAGACGGGTGGCTCAGTGCTGGCTGAAATGGTGCCTCGTTCAGCAGATGTGGGCTATCTGGTGACTAAAGTGGTGGctgttgatgtggactctggACAGAACGCCTGGCTCTCCTATAAAGTGCACAAAGCCACAGACAGGGCGCTGTTTGAAGTGGGCCTACACAATGGAGAAATAAGAACTGTCCGCCAAGTCACTGATAAAGATGCTGTCAAGCAAAGACTGACTGTTCTAGTGGAGGACAACGGGCAGCCCTCTCGTTCAGCTACAGTCATTGTTAACGTGGCGGTGGCAGACAGCTTCCCTGAAGTGCTGTCAGAGTTCACTGACTTTAGCATGCATGACAAGGAGTACAATGACAAGCTGACTTTTTACTTAGTCTTGGCTTTGGCTGTGGtctccttcctcttcatcacCTGCTTGCTGCTTATCATATCGGTCAAAGTGTACAGGTGGAGACAGTCTCGCATCCTGTACCACTCCAACCTCCCTGTCATTCCATATTATCCACCACGTTACTCAGACACTTTGGGGACAGGGACTCTCCCACACGTGTACAATTACGAGGTGTGCAGGACCACTGACTCCAGAAAAAGTGACTTTAAGTTGGACAGAGCTGCTAGTCACAACGTGCTGGTAATGGACCCCAGTTCTACAGGAACCATGCAGAAGATACACAGTGAAAAGAACATCCTGGATGAACTTGACTCTCCCCTAGAGGTTAGCATGTTACAGCATACAATATTTGCTCATATTCTTCTCTGAAGTATCACATTTATGCACTGccatgtattgtattgttgtcAATGAATTGCAATTCTCATTTTAGTCTCTAAGTGCCGCTGTCGGTCAATGTGAGGAGAATATTACTAATTTCAGTGTGTGCTGCTCTTTGCCAGTCTCATTTAATGTCGTGCAACACGTCGACGGAAAAGCTCCTGTGCCCCACATCCACTCGGTCCACTTAATTTGTGGAAGGATTGGATCAGGATGTGGCgtcttttactgtttttttggaggatgttgtttttctgcatgATTGTCGCAGACGTGGCTGCCGCTCATGTCCGTTACTCCATACCAGAGGAGATGGCGATGGGCTCCATTGTTGGGAATATCTTTCAGGATGTCGGTTTGGATGTTCAAAGGCTGAAATCCGGGCGTGCCAGAATATTTACAGAGGACAGCAGTGAGTACATCGCTCTGAATCTGGACAAAGGAACACTTGAAATTAAGCAGAGAATAGACAGAGAGGAGAGGTGCGGCCAAGTGTCTCCTTGCTCTTTGCATTTCCAAATCATCCTAAATAACCCCATGGAGCTCCATCACGTCGATGTGGAGATTCTTGATATAAATGACAACGCTCCTGTATTTACAAAAAGGGAAATGAATTTTGATATTAGTGAATCGGCTGTAAAGGGGGCTCGTTTTCCACTCGACAGTGCCAAAGATCCAGACGTAGGCTCGAATTCTTTACGTACGTATAAGCTCAGCCCTACAGATCATTTTAAATTAAGTATACTCTCTCGCCCTGACGGTACCAAATATGCTGAAATGATACTGGATGCTTTATTAGACAGAGAAATGCACGAGCAGCACAAGCTGACTCTAACTGCGTATGATGGCGGCGACCCTCCTAAATCAAGCTCTGTTAGAATAAACGTCATTGTATTGGATGCAAATGACAATGCACCAGTTTTCAGCCAGTCTCGTTACAAAGTAACTGTACCTGAAAACTCCCCCAGGGGCACACATATCACGCAAGTAAGCGCCACTGACGCAGATAAGGGAGTGAACGGGGAGGTTGTGTATTCATTCTCTCAAAACAGTGATGTGGCTTCATCTGTGTTTAATATCCAAGCAAATACAGGAGAAATCCACGTCGTGGGTGCACTTAATTATGAGAAAGTCAAACAGTATGAAATAGACGTGGAAGCTACTGATAAAGGAGGCCTGAGAGACACGTGTAAGGTGCTGATTGAGCTGGTAGATTTAAATGACAATGCTCCTGTCATAAGCATCATTTCACTCTCCAATCCAATCCCAGAAGATTCCCCTTTAGAAACAACAATAGCCATGCTTAACATTAAAGATTTAGACTCTGGAATGAATGGTCAAGTGAAGTGTTTCATTAGCCATGATTtgcccttcaaaataaaaccctcGTCGCTTAATTTTTATAGTTTGGTATCTAATGACATTTTGGACCGAGAGACAGTGCCGgaatataacataacaataaCAGCAATAGATGAGGGCACTCCGCCTCGCTCTGCTAATAAGACTATTCATCTTAAGCTATCAGATGTAAATGACCACGCCCCTGTGTTTCCACGTACATTTTATTCAGCGTCCATCACTGAGAACAACAATCCTGGTGTTCCCTTTCTAGCCGTCAAAGCCAGTGATGAAGATTCAGGAAACAACGCGCGCCTTTCTTATTTTCTTGAAGACAACCCACTTAAAGGAATGTCAGCTTCAGCCTTTTTTACTGTCAATGCAGAGAGTGGGGAGATCATGGCCGTGCGTTCTTTTGACTACGAGCAAACTAAAGACTTTGTTATCCACGTCAAAGCGCAAGATGGAGGCTCTCCTACTCTCAGCAGCAACGTGAGCATTCACGTGCTTATCCAGGACCAGAACGACAACGCCCCCCAGGTCCTGTACCCGGTCCAGACGGGTGGCTCGGTGCTGGCTGAAATGGTGCCTCGTTCAGCAGATGTGGGCTATCTGGTGACTAAAGTGGTGGctgttgatgtggactctggACAGAATGCCTGGCTCTCCTATAAAGTGCACAAAGCCACAGACAGGGCGCTGTTTGAAGTGGGCCTACACAATGGAGAAATAAGAACTGTCCGCCAAGTCACTGATAAAGATGCTGTCAAGCAAAGACTGACTGTTCTAGTGGAGGACAACGGGCAGCCCTCTCGTTCAGCTACAGTCATTGTTAACGTGGCGGTGGCAGACAGCTTCCCTGAAGTGCTGTCAGAGTTCACTGACTTTAGCATGCATGACAAGGAGTACAATGACAAGCTGACTTTTTACTTAGTCTTGGCTTTGGCTGTGGtctccttcctcttcatcacCTGCTTGCTGCTTATCATATCAGTCAAAGTGTACAGGTGGAGACAGGAGCGCCTATTTTTCAAATCTAATGGGGCACTGCCGGTTATTCCGTATTACCCGCCCCTCTATGCTGACGTCGACGGCTCTGGTACATTGAAGCAGGCTTTCAGTTATGACGTATGCGGAACTACTGATTCCCGGAAAAGCGATCTGAAGTTTTCCCGCCAAATCAGTCAAAACACCCTGAGTGGTGACTGCACTAGGACGGTACCCAGGCCAAAAACTGATTTGGATAATTTGCTGGCAGAGGTGAGATCAATTCATTTATATCCTCGATGACGTTATATTTCTCTGATTTATAATTCTGTTTTACACTGCTACCACGGCATTTGGAATCAGGGAAATCCTCCTGGGCAACTTGTCATCCAATGTCTAGTTTTTGGTATTTGGTATTTTGGtaacttcccccccccccatatggTACCCCTGGTTGCCAGGCAGAGTGGGGTAACTCTTGTGgtatttatttccttatttacTACTTATTTACAACATACAGTGCCCTCTAgagtattattttttatgtagaTGGAAAATTTTGGGATTTGACATCAAatccaggtatttacatctggatcggatgcacaacttgtaagatagcaccttttgtttgaaaccACCCTTTTTTGTTGTCCATGTGTGTCCTAAtacattgcttattcaatcaacaaatagcactgaatgtctacactcagtttcagattgggtataGGATAGATTTTGCCTGTGTatactgcatttagaggtgaaaacagcaTGAAAACCGGAGCAGTttctatgggtgaaaaacaagtaattgtgaatctgagagaagatgaCAAATCAATCAAAACCATTACATTGGTCATAACCAGTACAATCATTTGGAATGTAAGTATGTAAGTGTAAGTAATGTATGTAAGTAACAGACGTCAAACAGGTAGACTAAGAAAAACATCAGCAGGTGGTAACAGGCActttgtgagagctgtaaagaaatGCCCTAAAACAACTGTctgtgacatcagcaacaacctgcaaAGGGCAGGAACAAAGGTATGAGTATCTATTGTTCATAGAAGACTTttatgaacaaaagtacaatggctacaccagaagatgtaaaccactcattagcaagaataatagGAATGGCAGGCttgaatttgccaaaaagtagAAAGATGAGTATAAAAAATTCTAATGAATTTTTTGAAACTCATCTCTGttcattaggggtgtcacgagacagttcacaagacgagacgatacacgtgATTAGTCTACgaggacgagacgagattttaactttac of the Dunckerocampus dactyliophorus isolate RoL2022-P2 chromosome 11, RoL_Ddac_1.1, whole genome shotgun sequence genome contains:
- the LOC129189684 gene encoding protocadherin beta-15-like, producing MWRLLLFFWRMLFFCMIVADVAAAHVRYSIPEEMAMGSIVGNIFQDVGLDVQRLKSGRARIFTEDSSEYIALNLDKGTLEIKQRIDREERCGQVSPCSLHFQIILNNPMELHHVDVEILDINDNAPVFTKREMNFDISESAVKGARFPLDSAKDPDVGSNSLRTYKLSPTDHFKLSILSRPDGTKYAEMILDALLDREMHEQHKLTLTAYDGGDPPKSSSVRINVIVLDANDNAPVFSQSRYKVTVPENSPRGTHITQVSATDADKGVNGEVVYSFSQNSDVASSVFNIQANTGEIHVVGALNYEKVKQYEIDVEATDKGGLRDTCKVLIELVDLNDNAPVISIISLSNPIPEDSPLETTIAMLNIKDLDSGMNGQVKCFISHDLPFKIKPSSLNFYSLVSNDILDRETVPEYNITITAIDEGTPPRSANKTIHLKLSDVNDHAPVFPRTFYSASITENNNPGVPFLAVKASDEDSGNNARLSYFLEDNPLKGMSASAFFTVNAESGEIMAVRSFDYEQTKDFVIHVKAQDGGSPTLSSNVSIHVLIQDQNDNAPQVLYPVQTGGSVLAEMVPRSADVGYLVTKVVAVDVDSGQNAWLSYKVHKATDRALFEVGLHNGEIRTVRQVTDKDAVKQRLTVLVEDNGQPSRSATVIVNVAVADSFPEVLSEFTDFSMHDKEYNDKLTFYLVLALAVVSFLFITCLLLIISVKVYRWRQERLFFKSNGALPVIPYYPPLYADVDGSGTLKQAFSYDVCGTTDSRKSDLKFSRQISQNTLSGDCTRTVPRPKTDLDNLLAEFEGIREKVTVQNWSLYCGLRVLAVK